In a single window of the Coffea eugenioides isolate CCC68of chromosome 3, Ceug_1.0, whole genome shotgun sequence genome:
- the LOC113766580 gene encoding feruloyl CoA ortho-hydroxylase 2-like has product MVCDAAEEWGLIRLVNNGISTEEIFWVRKSESDPWIHVAPINGALVINVGDALEIMSNGNYQSIEHFVTVSKNHNRISMPFFASPISCAIIGPFEEVLESTGEEPLYKECLYSEYATHFYPKAHRGKD; this is encoded by the exons ATGGTGTGTGATGCAGCTGAGGAATGGGGATTGATCCGACTTGTTAATAATGGGATTTCTACTGAG GAGATTTTTTGGGTTCGGAAATCAGAAAGTGATCCATGGATACATGTCGCTCCAATAAATGGAGCCTTAGTGATAAATGTTGGTGATGCTCTAGAAATCATGAGCAATGGGAACTACCAAAGTATCGAGCATTTTGTGACTGTTAGTAAAAATCACAATAGGATTTCGATGCCATTTTTTGCAAGTCCAATATCTTGTGCAATTATCGGGCCTTTTGAAGAAGTGCTTGAGAGCACCGGAGAAGAACCACTCTATAAAGAGTGTCTCTACTCGGAGTATGCAACACATTTTTACCCAAAAGCTCATCGTGGAAAAGACTAA
- the LOC113766581 gene encoding feruloyl CoA ortho-hydroxylase 2-like, with translation MADFKKTAIALNLNNIKALINEGHGVKGLSEMDLKTLPQEFIQPLEKRFNIDNTLEKYIENMVCDVAEEWGLIRLVNHGISIEIYKWHDKLTFTYVSDEEALKLWHPSCRPSLRLINCHYTSYDRRFLGSKIRSDPWIRVALINGALVINVGDALKIMSNRRYKSIEHFVTVSKNNNRISMPFFASPTPCAIIGPFEEVLESTGEEPLYKECVYSEYAAHFYSKAHRGKDKIQFVLT, from the exons ATGGCCGATTTTAAAAAGACGGCAATTGCTTTGAATTTAAATAATATCAAAGCACTAATAAACGAAGGTCATGGGGTCAAGGGCCTATCTGAGATGGACCTTAAAACTCTGCCACAGGAATTCATTCAACCACTTGAAAAACGGTTTAATATTGACAATACTTTAGAAAAATACATTGAGAACATGGTGTGTGATGTAGCTGAGGAATGGGGATTGATTCGACTTGTTAATCATGGGATTTCTATTGAG ATTTATAAGTGGCATGACAAACTTACATTTACGTATGTTTCTGATGAAGAGGCCTTGAAGCTTTGGCATCCAAGTTGCAG GCCGTCACTTCGACTCATCAACTGTCACTATACTTCATATGATAGGAGGTTTTTGGGTTCGAAAATCAGAAGTGATCCATGGATACGTGTCGCTCTAATAAATGGAGCCTTAGTGATAAATGTTGGTGATGCTCTAAAAATCATGAGCAATAGGCGCTACAAGAGTATCGAGCATTTTGTGACTGTTagtaaaaataacaatagaatTTCGATGCCATTTTTTGCAAGTCCAACACCTTGTGCAATTATCGGACCTTTTGAAGAAGTGCTTGAGAGTACCGGAGAAGAACCACTCTATAAAGAGTGTGTCTACTCGGAGTATGCAGCACATTTTTACTCAAAAGCTCATCGTGGAAAAGACAAGATTCAATTTGTCCTGACATGA
- the LOC113766582 gene encoding feruloyl CoA ortho-hydroxylase 2-like encodes MMCDAVEEWGLIRLVNHGISTEWLNMKEIEKTKHSMLMGTKRVHLNYYPKYLQLELAIGIGRHSDSSTVTILHLIGGFWGRKSESDPWIHVALINGALVINVGDALEIMSNGRYKNFEYFVTVSKSHNRISVLFFTSPTPCAIIRPFEEVLESTGE; translated from the exons ATGATGTGCGATGCAGTTGAGGAATGGGGATTGATCCGACTTGTTAATCATGGGATTTCTACTGAG TGGTTGAACATGAAAGAgattgaaaaaacaaaacacTCAATGCTTATGGGTACAAAAAGAGTCCATTTAAATTATTATCCAAAATATCTCCAACTTGAGCTTGCTATTGGCATAGGCCGTCACTCCGACTCATCAACTGTTACTATACTTCATCTGATAGGAGGTTTTTGGGGTCGGAAATCAGAAAGTGATCCATGGATACATGTTGCTTTAATAAATGGAGCCTTAGTGATAAATGTTGGTGATGCTCTAGAAATTATGAGCAATGGGCGCTACAAGAATTTCGAGTATTTTGTGACTGTTAGTAAAAGTCACAATAGGATTTCGGTGCTATTTTTTACAAGTCCAACACCTTGTGCAATTATCAGACCTTTTGAAGAAGTGCTTGAGAGCACCGGAGAATAA